The Brassica napus cultivar Da-Ae chromosome C7, Da-Ae, whole genome shotgun sequence genome has a segment encoding these proteins:
- the LOC106445821 gene encoding CASP-like protein 1E1, whose translation MEQERKNNMNGMEIEKGKRESGSRKVLELTMRVLALVLTMVAATVLGVAKQTKVVSIKLIPTLPPLDVSTTAKASYLSAFVYNISANAIACGYTAISIAVLMICKGRRSKGLLMAVLIGDLVMVGLLFSGTGAAGAIGLMGSQGNKHVMWKKVCNVFGKFCHQAAASVAITLLASIVFMLLVVLDAMKLP comes from the exons ATGGAACAAGAGCGCAAGAACAATATGAATGGGATGGAAATTGAAAAAGGAAAGAGGGAGAGTGGGTCAAGAAAAGTTCTTGAATTAACAATGAGAGTGTTGGCTTTGGTTCTTACAATGGTGGCTGCAACTGTACTTGGTGTCGCGAAACAGACAAAGGTTGTGTCTATTAAGCTTATTCCAACTCTACCTCCTCTTGATGTCTCGACAACAGCCAAAGCTTCTTACTTGTCTGCCTTTGT GTACAACATTTCGGCAAACGCTATAGCTTGCGGTTACACAGCAATCTCGATAGCGGTTCTGATGATCTGCAAAGGCAGAAGAAGCAAAGGGTTGTTAATGGCGGTTTTGATAGGAGATCTAGTAATGGTGGGTTTGCTATTTTCTGGCACTGGAGCCGCCGGTGCAATCGGGCTAATGGGTTCACAAGGGAATAAACATGTGATGTGGAAGAAAGTTTGTAACGTCTTTGGAAAGTTCTGTCACCAAGCTGCTGCTTCTGTTGCCATCACTCTTCTTGCTTCAATTGTGTTTATGCTTCTTGTTGTTCTTGATGCTATGAAGCTTCCTTAA